The DNA sequence TTTTGAGGGGTACACTAGCGAActctttaaatataaaagctttAAAGACGTTTAACATATGTTCAATTGTTAAATCATGATGAGTAGTTACAAGGTCTAATAAAAGATCTCTAACTATCAGCTGCGATGTAGGATCCTTATATTTCGTTATCGTAGTTCCAATCACTTTACATATGCCACGAACTATTGTTGAATTTAtaccttaaaataaaatatataataattattactaTCTTCAAAATAATAGTGTAGTCGCCTATCAGAGCACAAGACCTCAGTAACTAATAActaaacatatattttttatataagtGTGCCTCGTGTTTCAAATTATTCCAAGAAACATTTCAGTGGGACGGATTATTACATGGTGGGGAATTATGAGGAACACCTGCAcatatttgatatattatattttttggccaTACTTTTAAGATATGcatcagaaaaatataaaactggATTAAAAAAACATGTAATTTTTGCTAAATTGAGGATTCCTTTTCCGGATTAGCAGTCTAAACGACTTATGACTTATGAAGCGAACTGTGCAACATAGACAAAAACTCACCACTCTGACCATAGCGCTGTCATCTATTCTGCTGCTTACGTTGAGCCTTAACATTAGTTTTGAATAtacctatatatgtatagggTGATTttaggattttttttttcaataggGTTCAGTTTGGCCGTCTTTGATATCAGCTGACATCTATCGAGCTCGTTGGACCTCCGGCGCACTAACGAAAATATGTCAACCATTTAGGCCAGTTTAACAGAAGACCCGTACCCATCGATTTGTCCCCGTGCGTCAAGAATTGGTCTTCCGGGATGCAATTTCTAAAAACCTACGTGGTGGTCATTTCCACGTAGTTATATTCCATTATTAATGCCATCGAATTATCtttcaaatacaaaaaaaccgactgcatacacatgtatatgCATGCACAATAAAGAGTACATAGTTTAAAGTACACCATGTGCGGGTTAGCTGCACCAATGACAGCATGCTACGagcattcaaataaaattactCGAACAGAGCAGACGCTCTGAACCCCACAAATTCTTATCAAAGTTATTATAGTATAAGACATTCGCATTGTACAGAGAAGTTCTATTTTCAACACTCCTCAAGGCGACATGTCTATACAGAATAACTTAAAATAACATATTTCTATCAAacatacatttcaatttatattcattttagTCCTAACTAATGcttgatattatttaaatttttcgtAAAAATATCGGAAATCATATTTTCTGTTGTAACATACTTGATATCAATAACATTTTCCAAATTGTCTAACAAAGTGATGCTTAATATCAATCAACATGTTTGCTACGTGCGTGGAAGCAAACTTGTTTTTACGGATTGTATAAACGATAAGCTTTCAAAGTTTGAGAATAGCCTATCAATATGTGTGCGTCTCCTTTTGGACAAAACTTCGTTCTATGTGTTTTGTTTAACACGATAGCTTTGCATCCAAAAATTTTTAGATGTGATACACTTGGTTTGGTGTGTGTTTGACCCAGTGTCGATGCTTTCGAGTTTGAAATTCTTTAAACTTGTATGTATACCAATATGTTTTATCGAGTTTTATCGTCAATGAATGTTGCAAAATCATCCACCACCGGTGGCTTTTTGTGTTCATTGgaccacatatgtatgtccgTGTGTATAAGATCTAAGATTTCATTCTCGCGGCTATCCGACGCGTTGGGAACATTTTTCACACATATCATCCACTTGGGACACGTTTCGCACACGAACTCGTTGATATTacataattatacccgttactcgtagagtaaaagggtatactagattcgttgaaaagtatgcaacaggcagaagaaagcgtttccaaccatataaagtatatatactcttgatcaggatcaatagctgagtcgatctggccatgtccgtctgtccgtccgtctgtccgtccgtctgtctgtccgtatgaacgtcgaaatctcaggaactacaaaagctagaaagttgagataaagcatacagactccagggacatagacgcagcgcaagtttgtcgatttatgttgccacgcccactctaacgcccacaaactgcccaaaactgccacgcccacacttttaaagaATGTTGCATCTATCAACACTTAGTGTTGCCTAGGCcagaaatatacatatatagctgCCATCGTACTAGTTTTTTCAAAATCCGTTAGAGCTTTTTCACGGACCATCTTAAaaaaactgataaaaattGCCTTAAATTTTAGAATACAAtccaattttaaaatttattttattttaatcacTCGGTCGTACTTTTTCCctgtttaaaaaataagcaaaaataaGCAAATGTAGCATTTTTCCCGTggttttgtcttgtatataatataatgaGTAAACAAATACAGGCTAATATTAGAAAGAAACAAACCGaacaaaatgcatttggaACCATGTGAGATGACAACAGTATAggttttttaaaactattcaGTTGGGCGGCACTGTATACAAATAACATTTCGTTAAATTCAAAAGAATAAGAAATGCCAAATTAGTATTGTCATTAGGATTATTAAACGGTATAAATTCCgaaaaataagttttacaAATATCAAGGGCAAAATCCTTCTGTTTACTGGCGCCCAACGGAGTTCGCGCAAGGGTTATTATctttaatggaaattataaattcTGTATAGAGAATACAAAATTCCTATTTGTGTTATCTgggaaatttgaattaaaattttaaatctcTTTgtgaaaaaatgtttcaaattttGAGAGACAACAAGAAAGAATGCTGAAGTCGAGTTCCACGACTATCGGATACCCGTAACTCAGCtagtaaaatattaaaaaaatttaaaatattaggACGTCACAGTTTTTGGGCCGTGACAAaaagtcgatagaaatttaaatgtaaaaaatatcaaaacaatttttaaaaccgtgggcgtggcagttttgggcgttatAGTGACATCATAATAATGACATAGTAACATCAGTTcacaaacttgcgctgcgaCTATGTCTTCGGAAtctactttactttactttatatggtcggaaacggcgggtaacgccatacgatttttttgcacacgatttttttgtgctggctccaggctctctcgaaattttgttcaaaaaccagagagcggagagctctagagccagcagcactcttgtacgcatacagcgacagctgaccactgtattggtgcacacatgcattttaaaaatgacaaaatatgcccttcattttGGAAGTTCTTggactttaaatctatattattttttaataaatttccacCACTTAAACACACTAGTTTTGCATTGACTTAGCATAACAATTATTCGCTGCGCTCATTGCTAAGTATCAAATTTGTAGTTGACTTTTCTTTCTCCTTATATCGCCACGCTTTTCTACCCatattaatataagaact is a window from the Drosophila yakuba strain Tai18E2 unplaced genomic scaffold, Prin_Dyak_Tai18E2_2.1 Segkk10_quiver_pilon_scaf, whole genome shotgun sequence genome containing:
- the LOC120322158 gene encoding eIF-2-alpha kinase activator GCN1-like isoform X1; the encoded protein is MVDEQLSGALRDLPGRVLNVPVEERQHLFRNVSSVLRHSGINSTIVRGICKVIGTTITKYKDPTSQLIVRDLLLDLVTTHHDLTIEHMLNVFKAFIFKEFASVPLKIV